In Flavobacterium sp. 83, the genomic window GCAAAAGTTGGCAAATTACTCACATTAGCTAATTTTCTAGATTCAGGAAAATTTTCAGCATCGACAAGAGCAAAAGTAATTGTTTCGTTTTCTGAAGCCAGTTTTTTGAATTTTGGTTTCATGATACGACAATTTCCACACCATGAAGCTGAAAATTGAACAACAACTTTTTCGTCTTTTGTGATTAAATCTGCTAATGTATCTTCGTTTAATTCGATTAACATAATTTTTATTTTTTATTTAAATTCAACAGCAATTTTGAAATTTAAAATAGCTGTTGAATTTAGTTTTTTATTAGTTTGCGCTTAAGTATTCTGCAGTACTTTTTCTGTCAGCGCTCATTGCTTCTTTTCCAGCTTCCCAGTTTGCAGGACAAACTTCCCCTTTTTCTTGGATGTGTGTATACGCATCAACCATACGTAAATATTCATTTACATTACGACCTAATGGCATATCGTTTACACTTTCGTGGAAAATTTTACCAGTTTCATCGATAAGGTAAGTAGCTCTATACGTTACATTAGATCCTTCAATAATGATAGAATCCGTTTCTTCACTATAACCCGTTTCTTCAATGTCTAAAATTCCTAAAATATTAGATAAGTTTCTATTAGTATCAGCAAGAATTGGATACGTAACGCCTTCGATTCCGCCATTGTTTTTTGGAGTGTTTAACCATGCAAAATGTACTTCATTAGTATCGCAAGATGCACCTATAACTATTGTATTTCTTTTTTCGAATTCTGGTAAAGCTGCTTGAAAAGCGTGTAATTCAGTTGGACAAACGAATGTGAAATCTTTCGGGTACCAAAACAAAAGTACTTTTTTATTGTTTTTTGTTGCTTCTTCGAAGATGTTGATTTTTAAATTATCACCCATTTCTGAAATTGCGTCAACTGAAATACTTGGGAATTTTTTTCCTACTAATGACATATTATTTATTTTTAGTTAATTTTTTTTGATGGTGCAAAAATAGCCTATACAAAAGGTTTGTTGAGATAGTATTTGATTATAAATATTTATTTCAAAATAGAGAATTGCTATGATGTGATTTTTGAATGATTTAAGTGATTGATTACGAAAAGTTAACCTCTACTGGAAGAGTTCCTTTGCATTCTTTGTTTTCTAAAAGTTGCACTGCAGCGATTTCTTGAAATTCTGTAAAATCTTGATACATTTGAACTATTCCTGAAGCGTTTTTTAAATTTGGTATAACTTGAAGTGCATAAGGATTCCCAAAAAGATACAAAACACATTTTTTGTTTTGGAATACATTATCCAAAAACTGAAGTACTGAATCCTCAATTTCAAAATTATGTAAAGGTTTCGCCTTTGGCACAAACAAAGAAATAATAAGCGTATCAAAACGGTTTAATGATTTTTCCAATTCATATAATGTCAAATCACTTCCCGTTTCATAACAAAACTCAGGAGAAGGTAAAGCAGCAGATAAGCGCTTGAAAAATGAATTATCGGCGTTCTTATAAAAGCTAATTTTAGCGAGATCTTCTCTGTTTTTAGCATCAAAAACCGTCATGGTATTGTGATTGTCTTTTATTTTTGTAATGCAGTTTTGAGCAATTTTCCTATTTAAAACGGACGTAGTTTCAAAATCAAAATTACTTTTGCTAAGGTTGGGTAAAAGGGGTTCTGCATCGACAATTCCCACTTTTTGTTTGCATTTCCACAATCGGTTAAAACTGGCTTCAATTCGCTCCGGAGTTGCGTTTTTTAGGATTTCCTCAATTCCTTCTGATACATTTTCTGCAAAACACAAAACATCATTTCCTGCATTAAAAGCTTCCCATTCCAATTGCCCTTTTTTCTCGTATAATTTCGAGACGCTATGCATATTCAACGCATCCGAAATCACCAGACCGTCATATCCTAATTTCTTTCGCAAAAGCGTTTCAATTATTGATTTGGATAACGTTGCCGATGTGTTTTTTCCGTCATTTAGAGCGGGAACTGCCAAATGACCAATCATAATGGAATCGACATTGTTTTCTATACCTTTTATAAAAGGAACTAATTCATTGGCTAGTAATTCTTCCAATGTTTCTTCTAAAACGGGTAATCCCAAATGCGAATCGACATTCGTATTTCCGTGGCCAGGAAAATGTTTGAGACAACCTAAAATGCCAACCTCATTCATTCCTTTGAGGTATTCGAGGGCGAAATCAGCTACTTTTTCTTTATTTTCACCAAAAGAACGGTACCCAATTACAGGATTATTCGGATTATTATTGACATCCGCCAATGGCGCTAAATTATAATGGATTCCAACTGATTTTAAGTCCAAACCTATTTGTTTCCCCACTTCGTAAACCAAATTTTTTTCACTATTTGGTAGAGCGCCAAGAGTAATGGCATATGGATATTGAGGTGTTTTCTCTACGCGCATGGCTAATCCCCATTCAGCATCAATACTCATCAATAATGGAGTAGTAGCACATTTTTGATACCTGACGATAAGTTCCTTCAAACGCTGAAAGCTATTATCATTTAAAACTATTTTTTTCTTAGTTTCATAATTGGTTGCGGCACTGGCTCTGCTATGAAAAAAAGTCAATCCGCCTATATTGTGTTCTTTGATTAATCGTTCGGTTGCCAGAATGTTTTCTTCGGTATCATTAATGAAAACGGCAGGGAAGAAAAATTGCCCTATTTTTTGTTCTAATGTCATTTTGAAATAGTTTTAAGAATAATTTTAACCATACAAGAAATTTAAGCTGAAATAAAAATCTAAAAAACACACTTACTTAAGTGACCTTACATTTCTTATATGGTTGAAGTTTATATACTTCTATACTTGCTCTGATTTTTTTCCAAAATCGGAAGGGAAAATTAAAAATCGGGAAAGTATTAATCCTGGTATTGTGGCGCAAAATACCCAAATAAAGAAATTTCCATAGCCCAAATATTCTTGAATAAATCCGCTTAACATTCCTGGCAGCATCATTCCTAAAGCCATAAATCCGGTTGCGATGGAATAGTGGGATGTTTTTGATTCACCATCGGCAATATAAATTAAATACATCATGAAGGCAGCGAAACCAAAACCGTAGCCAAATTGTTCTGCAATTACAGTCGCATAAACATAGAAAATAGATTCAGGATGAAAATGGGAAAGTAAAATGAATCCTATTATGGGTAAGTGCATGGCCAGAAACATGGGTAACATCCATTTGCCTAGCCCTCCTTTGGAAATGGCTACTCCGCCAAGAATTCCTCCTATTACCAATGCTGCGACACCAAAGGTCCCATAAATGATTCCTACGTCTTCGGTGGCTAATCCCATACCTCCTTTAATTTTTTCATCAATTAAAAAGGGTGTTAGCATTTTTAATAATTGGGATTCTCCTAATCTGAAAAGCAATATAAAGGCTAATACAAGTCCGATTTGTTTCTTCTGAAAAAAGGTTTTAAAAACAACCCCAAAACTCTGCTTATTTTTAGTTTCACCAGTAACTTTAGCTTCTTCTACTTTTGGAGTGGTAAGAAAGTTGTAGATGGTTAGAAAAACCATAATCAAAGCTACAATTATCATCGTGTACGACCAAGCTTTGCTTTTGTCTCCATATTTCTGTTCCAGAAAACCACCTAGAATAACGATTAATCCATTGGCAGTAAGCATAGAAAGTCTATAAAAAGTGCTTCGAATTCCTAGAAAAAAAGATTGTTGTTCTTTGGCTAAAGCCAACATATAAAAGCCGTCGCTAGCAACGTCATTTGAAGCCGATGCAAAAGCTGCAACCCAAAAAATAGCCAGACTTAGGACGAAAAAATTACTCATTGGGATGCTTAGTCCTACAATCAAAAACGTTATTGCAATAACCAGTTGCATCGTCAGAAACCACTTTCTTTTAGTTGAATATAAATCTATAAATGGGCTCCATAATGGTTTAATAACCCACGGCAAATACAACAAACTGGTGTACACTCCGATGTCTTCATTGCTGACACCTAAACTTTTGTACATAATCACAGATACAGAGATTATGATGGCATACGGAAATCCCGATGCGAAATTTAATAATGGAATCCAATACCAAGGGCTGTTGTCTTTTCTCATTTATAGCGGATTATATTCAATTCAAATTTTATAGTGTAAAGTTCACTAAAGTTGGCTCACTTTCATTACCATAAAAATCTATGAATGTAATGGCGCAGGAGCTATTTTTATCTAGTTTGCAAGTGGGTATAATTACTTCGACAGCATTACTTTTTTCTTGAAACGGTATTTTTTCAATGATTTGACTTGGATCATTAATATCAATTTTAGTAGTTGCATTTGATCCATATACCATGACATAGCGAATTTTGCTGTTCAAAGGGGATTTTACATTGAAGCTAGAAGAAACTGCATTTTTTACGATGGTATTGACTGTTGGTACATCAACTACTTTTCTAATGGAATTAGGTACAACATTAGGAAGCGCAGGGTATTTATATTGATTTTCTAACAGTAGTTGCGTTACGGTTTGATTTCTGTTTAAAAAGGATTTGGCACTAAAAAAAGCATTTCCCTGAATGTTTTTATAACTACGGGTAATGTCAATTTGATTTGGAATTTCATTTGGATTATTCCATCTTTTATCAGAATCAGTATTTATTTTATAAGTTCCGTTTCCAATGTAAATTGCCGTATTAGTCGAGTTTTCGGACCACCAACGCAATAGTTTTGAATACGAAGCTTTAGGATGATCCATGCTCCAATACAATTGAGGAACAAGGTAATCAATCCATTTGTTTTGCATCCACGCTATTGGATCGGCAAATAAATCATCATAATTTGTTTGTCCCGCTTCCGTTTCTGAGCCTTTTGGATCCATTGATTTATTTCTCCAAACTCCAAACGGGCTGATACCAAATTGTACCCAAGGTTTTATGTTTTTGATGGAAATGGAAACATTTTTGACAAAATTATTCACATTAGATCGCCTCCAATCTTCTAAGCTTAAGTTGTTTCCATATTTTACAAAAGCTGCAGTGTCATTGAAATAGTCTCCTTTTACTTTGTATGGATAGAAATAATCATCAAAATGAATGGCATCAATGTCATAGTTTTTAACCACTTCATTTACTACTTTCAATAGATGGTCTTGAACTTCTGGAAGCGCTGGATTGTAATAATATTTACCGCCATATTTAATCATCCAATCGGGATGTTGGTAAAAATCATGTTTAGGACTTAAGATTGCTGTGTTTAAATCCATCGTGGCACGATAGGGGTTTAGCCAAGCATGAAATTCAAAGCCTCTGGCATGCGTTTCGTTTATCATCCATGCTAATGTGTCGAAATATGGTTTTGGCGCCTGTCCTTCTTTTCCGGTCAAAAATCGAGACCAAGGAGCTAATTCAGTAGGATAAAAGGCATCACCAACACTTCGAATCTGAACGATAACGGCGTTATAATTTAGTTTTTTATAGTTGTCTAAAATTTCAATAAAATCAGCTTTTTGTTTGTTAACATTGTCCGTGCTGCTTTTTGGCCAGTCAATATTAACAACAGTTGCTATCCAAACTGCTCTAAATTCATTTTTAGGATTTGTAGCTATCATTTGTGCTTTTACATTCGAAAACGAAAGTAAAAAGAACGAAATAAGTATTATGACAAGCTTGCATTTTTTCATTAGGATCTTATTTTATAAAGTATTCAAAAATAGTTTTTTTAGTGAAATTTACCAGATAAAATAGGTATAAAATTTGACTTATTTTACTAGCGCAATTTCTTTGCCAAAGTATTTTTAAAAAAAAATACTTTATCTCAAAAGATAATTTTTTTTGATTTTTTCTTATTTGATTTTCGGTCATATAATACGCTATATATTTATATTTGTCAAATAATGCTGTAGTATCAGCTTTTATGAAATATAATGTATCAACCATGCCAACCTCACTTCAACTAGAACAATTGTCTCAATCATTAGAAGGAACACTTTTATATGATAATCTTCATAAAACACTTTATGCCACAGATGCTTCGGCATATAGAATTATGCCACTTGCCGTAGCACTTCCAAAAAATGAAGAAGACATTATCAAAATTATTCGCTTTGCAGCAAAAAATAAAATTTCAATAACGCCTAGAACTGCCGGAACTTCATTGGCAGGACAAACCGTAGGTAGCGGAATTATTGTTGATGTTTCGAAATATTTTACCAAGATTGTTGCTTTCGATGCAAATAAAAAAACGGTAACGGTACAACCAGGAGTGATTCGTGATGAACTGAATTTGTTCTTGAAACCACACGGTTTGTTTTTTGGACCCAATACTTCTACCTCAAATCGATGTATGATAGGAGGGATGGTAGGGAATAATTCATCGGGAACTACATCAATACGTTATGGCGTAACCCGAGATAAAATTGTGGAATTAAAAGCTGTTTTGAGTGATGGAAGTACCGCAGTATTCAAAGATTTGACTTCGGAAGAATTCTTGGAAAAAGCAAAAGGAAATACACTTGAGAACACAATTTATAAAGCAATTTATGAGGAACTTTCGAATGTAGAAAACCAGAAAGAAATTGTAAAGGAGTTTCCAAAACCAGAAATTCACAGGCGAAATACGGGTTATGCTATAGATTTATTATTAAAATCAGAACTGTTTTCAGGAACAGAAAAAACAATAAACTTAGGGAAATTACTTTGTGGAAG contains:
- a CDS encoding co-chaperone YbbN, coding for MLIELNEDTLADLITKDEKVVVQFSASWCGNCRIMKPKFKKLASENETITFALVDAENFPESRKLANVSNLPTFATFVNGKLVNEIQTNKQEVLIDLVNEIV
- a CDS encoding MFS transporter, which codes for MRKDNSPWYWIPLLNFASGFPYAIIISVSVIMYKSLGVSNEDIGVYTSLLYLPWVIKPLWSPFIDLYSTKRKWFLTMQLVIAITFLIVGLSIPMSNFFVLSLAIFWVAAFASASNDVASDGFYMLALAKEQQSFFLGIRSTFYRLSMLTANGLIVILGGFLEQKYGDKSKAWSYTMIIVALIMVFLTIYNFLTTPKVEEAKVTGETKNKQSFGVVFKTFFQKKQIGLVLAFILLFRLGESQLLKMLTPFLIDEKIKGGMGLATEDVGIIYGTFGVAALVIGGILGGVAISKGGLGKWMLPMFLAMHLPIIGFILLSHFHPESIFYVYATVIAEQFGYGFGFAAFMMYLIYIADGESKTSHYSIATGFMALGMMLPGMLSGFIQEYLGYGNFFIWVFCATIPGLILSRFLIFPSDFGKKSEQV
- a CDS encoding glycoside hydrolase family 10 protein yields the protein MKKCKLVIILISFFLLSFSNVKAQMIATNPKNEFRAVWIATVVNIDWPKSSTDNVNKQKADFIEILDNYKKLNYNAVIVQIRSVGDAFYPTELAPWSRFLTGKEGQAPKPYFDTLAWMINETHARGFEFHAWLNPYRATMDLNTAILSPKHDFYQHPDWMIKYGGKYYYNPALPEVQDHLLKVVNEVVKNYDIDAIHFDDYFYPYKVKGDYFNDTAAFVKYGNNLSLEDWRRSNVNNFVKNVSISIKNIKPWVQFGISPFGVWRNKSMDPKGSETEAGQTNYDDLFADPIAWMQNKWIDYLVPQLYWSMDHPKASYSKLLRWWSENSTNTAIYIGNGTYKINTDSDKRWNNPNEIPNQIDITRSYKNIQGNAFFSAKSFLNRNQTVTQLLLENQYKYPALPNVVPNSIRKVVDVPTVNTIVKNAVSSSFNVKSPLNSKIRYVMVYGSNATTKIDINDPSQIIEKIPFQEKSNAVEVIIPTCKLDKNSSCAITFIDFYGNESEPTLVNFTL
- a CDS encoding glycoside hydrolase family 3 protein, which produces MTLEQKIGQFFFPAVFINDTEENILATERLIKEHNIGGLTFFHSRASAATNYETKKKIVLNDNSFQRLKELIVRYQKCATTPLLMSIDAEWGLAMRVEKTPQYPYAITLGALPNSEKNLVYEVGKQIGLDLKSVGIHYNLAPLADVNNNPNNPVIGYRSFGENKEKVADFALEYLKGMNEVGILGCLKHFPGHGNTNVDSHLGLPVLEETLEELLANELVPFIKGIENNVDSIMIGHLAVPALNDGKNTSATLSKSIIETLLRKKLGYDGLVISDALNMHSVSKLYEKKGQLEWEAFNAGNDVLCFAENVSEGIEEILKNATPERIEASFNRLWKCKQKVGIVDAEPLLPNLSKSNFDFETTSVLNRKIAQNCITKIKDNHNTMTVFDAKNREDLAKISFYKNADNSFFKRLSAALPSPEFCYETGSDLTLYELEKSLNRFDTLIISLFVPKAKPLHNFEIEDSVLQFLDNVFQNKKCVLYLFGNPYALQVIPNLKNASGIVQMYQDFTEFQEIAAVQLLENKECKGTLPVEVNFS
- a CDS encoding peroxiredoxin, with the translated sequence MSLVGKKFPSISVDAISEMGDNLKINIFEEATKNNKKVLLFWYPKDFTFVCPTELHAFQAALPEFEKRNTIVIGASCDTNEVHFAWLNTPKNNGGIEGVTYPILADTNRNLSNILGILDIEETGYSEETDSIIIEGSNVTYRATYLIDETGKIFHESVNDMPLGRNVNEYLRMVDAYTHIQEKGEVCPANWEAGKEAMSADRKSTAEYLSAN